The Microbacterium sp. LWO12-1.2 genome includes a window with the following:
- a CDS encoding RNA polymerase sigma factor codes for MQLMPSRAERTDLFDEKIRANEADLLAYFQRRTPNGADAADAFGELLLIAWKQRAKIPSEGVAARMWLFGAARNVLQNQRRSAQRASEAVQRLADTMRVLVPEFSSDEDSVMLRAAIQDLPPEDAELMKLVYWDGFRSHEAAAILGLNPSTARSRIAKSLGELRQVLAVDVVGPAQ; via the coding sequence ATGCAACTGATGCCGAGCAGGGCGGAGCGGACGGATCTCTTCGACGAAAAGATCCGCGCCAACGAAGCCGATCTGCTGGCCTACTTCCAACGAAGAACACCCAACGGAGCGGACGCCGCGGATGCCTTCGGGGAACTGCTGCTGATCGCCTGGAAGCAGCGTGCGAAGATCCCCTCCGAGGGGGTAGCGGCACGCATGTGGCTGTTCGGCGCCGCACGGAACGTGCTCCAGAATCAGCGGCGCTCCGCCCAGCGCGCATCCGAGGCGGTGCAGCGTCTCGCCGACACGATGCGCGTGCTCGTGCCCGAGTTCTCGAGCGATGAAGACAGCGTGATGCTGCGCGCCGCGATCCAGGACCTGCCCCCGGAGGATGCCGAGCTGATGAAGCTCGTCTACTGGGATGGCTTCCGCTCGCACGAGGCGGCGGCGATCCTCGGGCTCAATCCCTCGACGGCACGCTCCCGGATCGCCAAGTCTCTGGGCGAGCTTCGACAGGTGCTGGCCGTTGACGTCGTCGGGCCGGCTCAGTGA
- a CDS encoding GreA/GreB family elongation factor — protein MTSPAVWMPPATLAALQAELATLEAKGSEETLADKARAVELRALVRNADVAVKPNDGLVEPGMLVTVGFADGSTDTFLLGDRTVLADDRALSPRSPLGAAVNGRYVGDHVTYTAPNGPATVSVVAAEPAA, from the coding sequence ATGACTTCACCCGCCGTGTGGATGCCGCCTGCCACCCTTGCCGCCCTCCAGGCCGAGCTCGCGACTCTGGAAGCCAAGGGGAGTGAGGAGACTCTCGCCGACAAGGCGCGAGCGGTCGAGCTGCGCGCGCTCGTGCGGAACGCGGATGTCGCTGTGAAGCCCAACGATGGTCTGGTGGAGCCGGGAATGCTCGTCACCGTCGGGTTCGCGGATGGCAGCACCGACACGTTCCTCCTCGGTGACCGCACCGTGCTGGCCGACGACCGCGCGCTCTCACCGCGCTCGCCGCTGGGCGCGGCCGTGAACGGCAGATATGTGGGCGACCACGTCACCTACACGGCGCCCAACGGGCCAGCGACGGTGTCTGTGGTTGCAGCGGAGCCCGCCGCCTGA
- a CDS encoding DUF3892 domain-containing protein, whose protein sequence is MAIEITHVRFGGTVRTADEIIRYRWVNPESGKVGDIDKPSLVAWVEVKGGEAFVGSGADRVRVAVVRPGRGSPYLRTHADGQSANNLVNLGTF, encoded by the coding sequence ATGGCGATCGAGATCACGCATGTTCGGTTCGGCGGCACAGTCCGCACGGCAGACGAGATCATCCGGTACCGGTGGGTGAACCCGGAATCCGGCAAGGTCGGCGATATCGACAAGCCGTCGCTCGTCGCCTGGGTCGAGGTCAAGGGCGGCGAGGCCTTCGTGGGCTCAGGTGCGGATCGCGTGCGGGTCGCGGTGGTCAGGCCGGGTCGCGGAAGTCCCTACCTCCGCACCCATGCGGATGGTCAGAGCGCCAACAACCTCGTGAATCTCGGCACGTTCTAA
- a CDS encoding ABC transporter substrate-binding protein translates to MPARLRRPATTLLALAASAALLLTGCAAAQPADAEPTTAPSGVREVEHARGTTEVPEDVQRVVTLEPLELDTAVAVGITPVGAAVASNVAGTPAYLDVTGVEGVGTVPEPDLEAIAALKPDLILGTEARHSALYEQLSAIAPTVFIETQADPWRDNALLIGEALNREDEVADLLDSVDERCTSLKDEYAVDGETAQLLRPRDETTLSLYGPVSFAGSLLECVGYTIPEQDWADGLQADISPENILDAQADHVFVTAADVDDESAVPAAITQNAAAFPSVTLVDTSYWVSGVGPKGAHAVLDDIEKYLEANR, encoded by the coding sequence GTGCCCGCACGCCTCCGACGCCCCGCGACCACCCTCCTCGCCCTCGCCGCCTCTGCCGCGCTCCTGCTCACCGGATGCGCCGCCGCACAGCCCGCCGATGCGGAGCCCACCACCGCGCCGTCCGGCGTCCGCGAGGTGGAGCACGCGCGCGGCACGACCGAGGTGCCCGAAGACGTGCAGCGTGTGGTGACGCTCGAGCCTCTCGAGCTCGACACCGCGGTCGCCGTGGGCATCACGCCGGTCGGTGCGGCCGTCGCGTCGAATGTCGCCGGTACCCCGGCCTACCTCGACGTCACCGGTGTCGAGGGCGTCGGCACGGTCCCCGAGCCCGACCTCGAAGCCATCGCCGCTCTCAAGCCCGACCTGATCCTCGGCACCGAGGCTCGTCACTCCGCGCTGTACGAGCAGCTGTCGGCGATCGCCCCCACGGTCTTCATCGAGACGCAGGCCGACCCGTGGCGCGACAATGCGCTGCTCATCGGCGAGGCGCTGAACCGCGAAGACGAGGTGGCCGACCTTCTCGACTCGGTCGACGAGCGGTGCACGAGCCTCAAGGACGAGTACGCGGTCGACGGCGAGACCGCTCAGCTGCTCCGCCCGCGCGACGAGACCACGCTGAGCCTCTACGGTCCGGTGTCGTTCGCAGGAAGCCTTCTCGAGTGCGTCGGGTACACGATCCCCGAACAGGACTGGGCAGACGGCCTGCAGGCCGACATCTCGCCGGAGAACATCCTCGACGCGCAGGCCGACCACGTGTTCGTCACGGCGGCCGACGTGGATGACGAATCGGCTGTTCCTGCCGCCATCACCCAGAACGCCGCGGCATTCCCGTCGGTGACCCTCGTCGACACCAGTTACTGGGTCTCCGGCGTCGGACCGAAGGGCGCCCACGCCGTGCTCGACGACATCGAGAAGTACCTCGAAGCGAACCGTTGA
- a CDS encoding iron chelate uptake ABC transporter family permease subunit, whose amino-acid sequence MLLVALALAVVLSLMIGANPIPPSALWDALNGRGDAETSFVLFELRIPRTAVGLVAGAALGVAGALIQAFTRNPLADPGILGVNAGAALAVALGVAFFGLRDASEFIWLAFLGALVVTVAVYLVGSSGRGAADPLRLTLAGVALGAVLSGITTGLTLSDPEAFDSMRSWNAGSLLGRGFDVLLPILPFLLFGLVIALGLTAGLNAVGLGDDIARAQGANVLGIRIGVIVAVTLLAGGATALAGPISFVGLMVPHVIRWTFGVDQRLIIPLSAVLAPVVVLLSDVLGRVIIAPAEVPVGIVTALVGAPVLIALARRRKASSL is encoded by the coding sequence GTGCTCCTCGTCGCTCTCGCGCTCGCCGTCGTGCTGTCGCTGATGATCGGCGCCAATCCGATCCCTCCGTCAGCGCTGTGGGATGCGCTGAACGGGCGCGGCGACGCGGAGACGAGCTTCGTGCTGTTCGAGCTGCGGATTCCGCGCACGGCGGTCGGCCTCGTCGCCGGTGCTGCTCTGGGCGTCGCGGGCGCGCTGATCCAGGCGTTCACACGCAATCCCCTCGCCGACCCCGGCATCCTCGGAGTCAACGCCGGGGCAGCGCTGGCCGTCGCGCTCGGTGTGGCCTTCTTCGGCCTGCGTGACGCGTCGGAGTTCATCTGGCTCGCCTTCCTCGGTGCCCTGGTGGTCACCGTGGCCGTCTACCTCGTCGGCTCCTCGGGTCGCGGTGCGGCGGATCCGCTCCGGCTCACGCTCGCCGGTGTCGCGCTCGGGGCCGTGCTGTCCGGCATCACCACGGGTCTCACCCTGAGCGACCCTGAGGCGTTCGATTCCATGCGCAGCTGGAATGCCGGGTCCCTGCTCGGCCGCGGCTTCGACGTGCTGCTGCCGATCCTGCCCTTCCTGCTGTTCGGGCTGGTGATCGCGCTCGGTCTGACCGCCGGCCTCAACGCCGTCGGTCTGGGCGACGACATCGCTCGCGCGCAGGGGGCGAACGTCCTCGGCATCCGGATCGGCGTGATCGTCGCCGTCACCCTGTTGGCGGGCGGCGCGACCGCCCTGGCCGGTCCGATCTCCTTCGTCGGACTCATGGTGCCGCACGTGATCCGCTGGACCTTCGGGGTCGACCAGCGCCTCATCATCCCGCTCTCCGCCGTTCTGGCCCCCGTCGTCGTCCTTCTCTCCGACGTGCTGGGGCGCGTCATCATCGCGCCCGCCGAGGTGCCGGTGGGGATCGTGACCGCTCTGGTCGGAGCGCCCGTTCTCATCGCCCTGGCCCGACGACGCAAGGCGAGCAGCCTGTGA
- a CDS encoding FecCD family ABC transporter permease — translation MTSTRFPSLTVSPRRVLLRLGPVQLPLRVRSILVAAACVAATLILLILSLGLGSFPLSPGEVVSVLFGGGEGIERTVVIDWRLPRALAAVTLGALLAIAGALFQTVTRNPLASPDILGLSNGAFTGMLLALVFFSAGVSARTVGALAGGLATAAVIWFLAARGGIQGFRLIIVGIGVSAILASLNTWMLLQIELETAMFASAWGAGSLNGVTAEGLGVALLCAAPFVVAAGLLGPRLRQLDLGDDVAAATGSRPAVVRTIALLIGVVLVAAATTVAGPVAFVALAAPQIARLLARTPSLSVSLSALVGGMLLLASDLVAQHLLPVTLPVGVVTVSVGGAYLVLMIILEIRRRA, via the coding sequence GTGACCTCCACCCGTTTCCCCTCGCTCACGGTCAGCCCGCGGCGTGTGCTCCTGAGGCTCGGACCCGTGCAGCTGCCCCTTCGGGTGCGCAGCATCCTGGTCGCTGCCGCCTGTGTCGCCGCGACGCTGATCCTCCTGATCCTGTCTCTCGGTCTCGGCTCCTTCCCGCTCTCTCCCGGCGAGGTCGTCAGCGTGCTCTTCGGGGGCGGCGAGGGCATCGAGCGCACGGTCGTGATCGATTGGCGGCTGCCCAGAGCGCTCGCGGCTGTCACGCTGGGCGCGCTCCTCGCGATCGCGGGAGCGTTGTTCCAGACGGTCACCCGCAACCCGCTCGCCAGTCCCGACATCCTCGGGCTCTCGAACGGCGCGTTCACCGGGATGCTCCTCGCGCTCGTGTTCTTCTCGGCCGGAGTCTCCGCCCGCACGGTCGGCGCGCTGGCCGGCGGTCTCGCGACCGCCGCCGTGATCTGGTTCCTCGCAGCGCGCGGAGGCATCCAGGGGTTCCGCCTCATCATCGTCGGGATCGGCGTCTCGGCGATCCTGGCCTCGCTCAACACCTGGATGCTGTTGCAGATCGAACTCGAGACGGCGATGTTCGCGTCGGCGTGGGGTGCAGGCTCGCTGAACGGTGTGACAGCCGAAGGACTGGGAGTCGCGTTGCTGTGCGCGGCGCCGTTCGTGGTCGCCGCCGGTCTGCTCGGTCCGCGGCTGCGTCAGCTCGACCTCGGTGACGACGTCGCGGCGGCCACGGGCTCCCGGCCGGCCGTGGTGCGCACGATCGCGCTTCTTATCGGCGTGGTGCTGGTGGCGGCCGCGACGACCGTCGCCGGACCCGTCGCATTCGTGGCGCTCGCGGCACCGCAGATCGCCCGCCTGCTCGCGCGCACGCCCTCGCTGTCTGTATCTCTCTCCGCGCTGGTCGGAGGGATGCTGCTGCTGGCCTCCGATCTGGTCGCCCAGCACCTGCTGCCTGTCACGCTCCCCGTCGGCGTCGTCACCGTATCGGTGGGTGGCGCCTACCTCGTCCTCATGATCATCCTGGAGATCCGTCGCCGTGCCTGA
- a CDS encoding ABC transporter ATP-binding protein has product MPDHDSAAASARLRAEGISLSYDRTEIVHELTTDIPPGSFTVIIGANACGKSTLLRGFSRLLSPSRGEVVLDGRSIATYPAKEVARRLGLLPQSAVAPDGITVTDLVARGRYPHQSLLRQWSDDDEAAVREALEATGTGDLAGRTVDELSGGQRQRVWVAMVLAQQTDLLLLDEPTTYLDVAHQVELMELFAELNARGRTIVAVLHDLNHAARYASHVIAMRQGRIVAEGTPEQVITSERVLEVFGLANVVIADPVTGGPLVVPLRGTPKKEDAS; this is encoded by the coding sequence GTGCCTGACCACGATTCCGCCGCCGCATCCGCCCGCCTGAGAGCCGAGGGGATCAGCCTGTCGTACGACCGCACCGAGATCGTGCACGAGCTGACCACCGACATCCCTCCCGGCTCGTTCACGGTGATCATCGGCGCCAACGCCTGCGGCAAGTCCACCCTGCTGCGCGGATTCTCCCGCCTGCTCTCGCCCTCGCGCGGCGAGGTGGTGCTCGATGGCAGGTCGATTGCGACCTACCCCGCGAAGGAGGTCGCTCGCCGACTCGGCCTGCTCCCGCAGAGTGCCGTCGCGCCGGACGGGATCACTGTGACCGACCTCGTCGCCCGCGGCCGCTATCCGCATCAGAGCCTGCTGCGGCAATGGTCCGATGATGACGAGGCCGCCGTGCGTGAGGCGCTGGAGGCGACAGGGACCGGCGATCTGGCCGGCCGCACCGTCGACGAGCTGTCAGGGGGCCAACGCCAGCGGGTCTGGGTGGCGATGGTGCTCGCCCAGCAGACGGATCTGCTGCTGCTCGACGAACCCACGACGTATCTCGACGTTGCGCACCAGGTGGAGCTCATGGAGCTCTTCGCGGAGCTGAACGCCCGCGGCAGGACGATCGTCGCCGTGCTCCACGATCTGAACCACGCCGCGCGCTACGCCTCGCACGTCATCGCGATGCGCCAGGGCCGTATCGTCGCGGAGGGCACTCCGGAGCAGGTGATCACGAGCGAACGCGTGCTGGAGGTCTTCGGGCTGGCGAACGTCGTGATCGCCGACCCGGTGACCGGCGGTCCGCTGGTCGTGCCCTTGCGTGGCACCCCGAAGAAGGAGGACGCATCATGA
- a CDS encoding siderophore-interacting protein yields the protein MSAERPWAYSAFPVRVVSRRVLSPGFVRLTFAGDALENFATWGTDQRIKLVLPLPDGSLADFGLLEEPTPHPSDWYTRWKALPEGERNILRTYTPAAIRPKEHELDVDFYLHEPAGPASAWATSAAPGDEVVITGPDRRMGWTGYGLHWAPQDARRFLLVADETAFPAVRSILQTLDAADRVDVILECHDAVNDIVSADAPAHARIRIVPRGTGDVSGAESAVSEWSAEHGAAVRDDPTFYAWIAGESGTTARVRRRLTSDVGIPKERVSFLGYWKIGGPLVG from the coding sequence ATGAGCGCCGAACGCCCCTGGGCCTATAGCGCCTTCCCGGTGCGCGTCGTCTCGCGGCGGGTGCTGAGTCCCGGCTTCGTGCGGCTGACGTTCGCCGGTGACGCCCTCGAGAACTTCGCCACCTGGGGGACCGACCAGCGGATCAAGCTCGTCCTGCCGCTGCCCGACGGATCGCTCGCCGACTTCGGTCTGCTCGAGGAACCGACACCCCATCCCTCGGACTGGTACACCCGTTGGAAGGCGCTGCCGGAGGGCGAGCGCAACATCCTGCGCACCTACACACCGGCAGCGATCCGTCCGAAGGAGCATGAGCTCGACGTGGACTTCTACCTGCACGAGCCTGCGGGGCCGGCATCCGCGTGGGCGACATCAGCGGCACCCGGCGATGAGGTCGTGATCACCGGTCCCGACCGGCGGATGGGGTGGACGGGGTACGGGCTGCACTGGGCGCCGCAGGACGCGCGCAGGTTCCTGCTGGTCGCCGATGAGACCGCCTTCCCCGCCGTGAGGTCGATCCTGCAGACGCTGGACGCGGCGGACAGGGTAGACGTGATCCTGGAATGCCACGACGCCGTGAACGACATCGTGTCGGCGGATGCGCCGGCACACGCGCGCATCCGGATCGTCCCGCGCGGTACCGGCGACGTCTCCGGTGCCGAAAGCGCCGTGTCCGAGTGGAGCGCCGAACACGGGGCGGCGGTGCGCGACGATCCCACGTTCTACGCCTGGATCGCGGGTGAATCGGGCACCACCGCGCGTGTCCGTCGTCGCCTCACGTCGGACGTCGGCATCCCGAAGGAGCGAGTGTCCTTCCTCGGCTACTGGAAGATCGGCGGCCCGCTCGTCGGCTGA